From a region of the Leptospira kmetyi serovar Malaysia str. Bejo-Iso9 genome:
- the xerD gene encoding site-specific tyrosine recombinase XerD — protein MTSSHNNLLQNFQEYLSVEKGLSDNSIYSYGYDLNKFKNFLEKEHIDFLEVQANDIMRFLNEEKDRKISSKTIAREVVAIRQFYKFLKDEKKLDTNPTEKIETPEVMRSIPDYLTQDEIEELFASIKEDNLYELRDKCIFELLYSSGLRISEACNLRLSDMDLEGMTLTVEGKGGRQRLVPFGEKSLDILNRYLKQSRPFILKARNCEYLFVSKKGSYINRKSVWRLLNHYIKRTSIAKKVTPHTLRHSFATHLLENHADLKSVQELLGHIDISTTQIYTHMANKTLKEVHKKFHPRG, from the coding sequence GTGACATCTTCACATAACAACCTACTTCAAAATTTCCAGGAATATCTCTCCGTAGAAAAGGGATTAAGCGACAATTCGATTTACTCCTACGGATACGATTTGAACAAGTTTAAGAACTTTCTGGAAAAGGAACATATCGATTTCCTAGAAGTTCAGGCGAACGATATCATGCGTTTTTTGAACGAGGAAAAGGATCGAAAGATCAGTTCCAAGACGATCGCCCGCGAAGTCGTCGCCATCCGCCAGTTTTACAAGTTTCTCAAGGACGAGAAAAAACTCGATACCAACCCGACCGAAAAAATCGAAACGCCCGAGGTGATGCGGAGTATTCCGGATTATCTGACTCAGGATGAAATCGAGGAATTGTTCGCAAGCATCAAAGAGGACAATCTCTACGAACTCAGAGACAAGTGCATTTTCGAATTGTTGTATTCTTCCGGTCTTAGAATTTCGGAAGCCTGCAATCTTCGATTGAGCGATATGGATCTCGAAGGAATGACTCTCACCGTGGAAGGAAAGGGCGGACGTCAAAGACTGGTTCCTTTCGGCGAAAAATCCTTGGACATTCTCAATCGTTATCTAAAACAAAGTCGTCCTTTCATTCTCAAGGCGAGAAATTGCGAATACCTTTTCGTTTCCAAAAAAGGTTCCTATATCAACCGCAAATCCGTTTGGAGACTTCTCAATCATTATATCAAAAGAACTTCCATCGCGAAAAAAGTGACTCCTCACACGCTCCGACATTCCTTTGCGACTCACTTGTTGGAAAATCACGCGGACCTCAAATCGGTTCAGGAACTTTTGGGTCATATCGATATTTCCACGACTCAGATTTATACGCACATGGCCAATAAGACCCTGAAGGAAGTTCATAAGAAATTTCATCCGAGAGGATGA
- a CDS encoding ATP-binding protein — protein MDSGKKKNFENLFRLQIPSHPRYLSIIRSLVYNLAFENGFTTSDSADLKLAVGECLLNVIKHSYGGKKNLPIFVEINLFDNRMEIRIRDFGSQKNLSEIRGYEPNDYREEGIGLYLVKKLTDHFYLDQSLPEGNRLILTKLK, from the coding sequence ATGGATTCCGGCAAAAAGAAAAACTTTGAAAATCTGTTTCGACTGCAGATCCCATCTCATCCCCGTTATCTTTCCATCATTCGAAGTCTTGTTTATAATTTAGCTTTTGAGAACGGATTCACCACGAGCGATTCCGCCGATCTCAAACTCGCGGTCGGCGAGTGTCTTTTGAACGTCATCAAACATTCCTACGGCGGTAAAAAAAATTTACCGATTTTCGTGGAAATCAACCTTTTCGACAATCGAATGGAAATTAGGATTCGCGATTTCGGAAGTCAGAAAAATCTTTCCGAAATCAGAGGATATGAACCCAATGATTATCGGGAGGAAGGAATCGGTCTTTATCTCGTGAAAAAACTCACGGATCATTTTTATCTTGATCAATCCCTGCCGGAAGGGAACAGACTGATTCTTACGAAATTGAAATGA
- a CDS encoding LA_2478/LA_2722/LA_4182 family protein has protein sequence MSKTSARPDRSSVFAIVFIFVLFSILTCRKGPSVSREEVQKLSKDYFTRLCTKTAECASRYLETLPASEKPSENAAYSVDQCMEEQKDQNILPDEYEKVTDAQIAKVKVCMEDLLKVPCEEMEGGGIPSCQELFQSSKDE, from the coding sequence ATGAGTAAAACATCCGCTCGTCCTGATCGATCGTCCGTCTTCGCGATCGTTTTTATTTTCGTTTTGTTTTCCATTCTTACCTGCAGAAAAGGACCTTCCGTATCCAGGGAAGAAGTTCAGAAACTAAGTAAGGATTATTTCACCCGTCTTTGTACAAAAACCGCGGAGTGCGCGAGCCGTTATCTCGAAACCTTGCCCGCTTCCGAAAAACCTTCCGAGAATGCGGCTTATTCAGTGGACCAATGTATGGAAGAACAAAAGGATCAGAATATTCTTCCCGACGAATACGAAAAGGTGACCGACGCGCAGATCGCGAAGGTCAAGGTTTGTATGGAGGATCTTTTAAAGGTTCCTTGCGAGGAGATGGAAGGGGGAGGAATTCCTTCCTGTCAGGAATTGTTCCAGTCTTCCAAAGACGAATGA
- a CDS encoding citrate synthase/methylcitrate synthase — MNTINVFEENKYSPGLEGIPAVKTRISKVDGRNGKLTVAGYPIEEFANRISFEETFFLLLEDKLPNSDETERMERNLIEARRFSKTQREILEAAVREGASIIECLRIGAASLSLGETFNSPEEESYAVVASFPLIVAWVHRLKQGLNPILPRADLNQAANFLSMLGIDPDPKKEKALNAYWNTVADHGLNASTFTARVIVSTQSDLISAATGAVGALKGPLHGGAPGPALDMVFEIGKKENAEEYLRNKLERGERLMGFGHRIYKVRDPRADVLALAAKNLYELPELKEFYELAMIVENIALRLLKEFKPDRVLHTNVEFYTALLLHGLQMPTELFTPVFAIGRTAGWMAHCLEQKKERILRPDAIYIGPEDRHWI; from the coding sequence ATGAACACGATCAATGTATTCGAAGAAAACAAATACAGTCCGGGGCTCGAGGGAATTCCCGCGGTAAAAACGAGAATTTCGAAAGTCGACGGAAGAAACGGTAAACTTACCGTAGCCGGTTATCCGATCGAGGAGTTCGCAAATAGAATCAGCTTCGAGGAAACTTTCTTTCTGCTCCTGGAGGATAAACTTCCCAACTCGGACGAAACGGAGCGGATGGAACGAAATTTGATCGAAGCTCGTCGATTTTCAAAAACGCAAAGAGAAATTTTGGAAGCGGCCGTTCGAGAAGGAGCTTCCATCATAGAATGTCTTAGAATCGGAGCGGCTTCCCTTTCACTCGGTGAAACGTTTAATTCTCCCGAAGAGGAAAGTTATGCGGTCGTTGCGAGTTTTCCTCTGATCGTAGCTTGGGTTCACAGACTCAAACAAGGTTTAAATCCGATTCTTCCTCGAGCCGACCTCAATCAGGCCGCGAACTTTTTATCCATGCTCGGAATCGATCCCGATCCTAAAAAAGAAAAAGCGTTAAACGCCTATTGGAACACCGTGGCCGATCACGGACTCAACGCATCCACGTTCACCGCAAGAGTGATCGTATCCACACAATCCGATTTGATCTCCGCCGCGACCGGCGCCGTCGGCGCTCTCAAAGGTCCTTTACACGGAGGCGCTCCCGGACCCGCGCTCGATATGGTTTTTGAAATCGGTAAAAAGGAAAACGCGGAAGAATATCTAAGAAACAAACTCGAACGAGGAGAAAGGCTGATGGGATTCGGACATAGAATCTACAAGGTCAGAGATCCGAGAGCGGATGTGTTGGCCTTAGCCGCGAAAAATCTGTACGAACTACCCGAGCTGAAAGAATTTTACGAACTTGCGATGATCGTCGAAAACATCGCGCTTCGTTTATTAAAAGAATTTAAACCGGATCGGGTTCTCCATACGAACGTGGAATTTTATACGGCCCTACTTCTACACGGCCTTCAAATGCCCACGGAACTTTTTACGCCCGTGTTCGCGATCGGCCGGACCGCGGGATGGATGGCCCATTGTTTGGAACAAAAGAAGGAAAGAATCCTAAGACCGGACGCGATTTACATCGGACCAGAGGACAGACATTGGATCTAA
- a CDS encoding citrate synthase family protein, giving the protein MKSSSKKPFLSALEAARELSVEVETIYAYVSRGILHSEPGVGKDRSKRYRREEVERLLLQREEKLHPGKTARAALTFGQPVLESSITLIENERLYYRGKNVLELAEHFKFESVCDLLWESTSAFDSPWPSWNEACIKSYPHLYDRPLIDLGRILLGIAEYEDAGSLLKNQEALQRTATRIVRLLTLFSSKSKRGRESIAETLWFAWKGSSDSKKNEKVLLEPKKISNYTSEDKKAIRLIEAGLILSADHELNASSFTARCVASTDASLYQAVIAGMAALSGSRHGLLTEKTIDLLESVHSKKKESKEILTDRLRRGERIPGFGHPFYKSGDPRGKKLMELCENFFPKNKEFLSAKNLIEEAILLLDDYPTIDTGLAVVCRTLKLPKGAGLALFAIGRSAGWIAHSMEQFGSEQLIRPRARYVGPKSDRESELG; this is encoded by the coding sequence ATGAAATCCTCTTCTAAAAAACCGTTTTTATCCGCGTTGGAAGCAGCCCGCGAACTCAGCGTGGAGGTGGAAACGATCTACGCGTATGTCAGCCGGGGAATTCTTCATTCCGAACCGGGAGTGGGAAAGGACAGAAGCAAACGATACAGAAGGGAGGAAGTGGAACGTCTTCTTTTACAACGGGAGGAAAAATTACATCCGGGTAAAACCGCGCGCGCGGCTCTGACTTTCGGACAACCCGTTTTGGAATCTTCGATCACTCTGATCGAAAACGAACGATTGTATTACAGAGGAAAAAACGTTCTTGAGTTGGCGGAACATTTTAAGTTCGAATCGGTTTGCGATCTTCTCTGGGAATCCACGTCCGCGTTCGATTCTCCTTGGCCGAGTTGGAACGAGGCCTGTATCAAATCCTATCCGCATCTATACGATCGTCCTTTGATCGATCTCGGTAGAATTCTTTTAGGCATCGCCGAATACGAGGACGCTGGTTCGCTTTTAAAAAATCAGGAAGCCTTACAAAGAACCGCGACTAGGATCGTCCGTTTGTTGACCTTGTTCTCTTCCAAGTCGAAACGAGGAAGGGAATCGATCGCGGAAACGTTATGGTTTGCTTGGAAAGGATCTTCGGATTCTAAAAAGAACGAAAAGGTTCTCCTCGAACCGAAAAAAATTTCCAATTACACTTCCGAGGATAAAAAAGCGATTCGACTGATCGAAGCCGGTTTGATTCTTTCCGCGGATCACGAGTTGAACGCGTCTTCGTTTACGGCGCGTTGTGTGGCATCGACCGATGCGAGTTTGTATCAGGCCGTGATTGCGGGAATGGCCGCTCTTTCGGGAAGTAGACACGGACTTCTCACGGAAAAGACGATCGATCTTTTGGAAAGCGTTCACTCAAAAAAAAAGGAAAGCAAAGAAATTCTCACCGATCGTTTGCGAAGAGGGGAAAGAATTCCCGGCTTCGGTCATCCGTTTTACAAAAGCGGAGATCCGAGAGGAAAAAAATTGATGGAGTTGTGCGAAAACTTTTTTCCAAAGAATAAGGAATTTCTTTCCGCAAAAAATCTAATCGAGGAGGCGATTCTTCTTTTGGACGATTATCCCACCATCGACACGGGACTCGCCGTCGTTTGTAGAACCTTAAAGTTGCCGAAAGGGGCGGGGCTTGCGTTATTCGCCATTGGGAGAAGCGCGGGTTGGATCGCACATTCCATGGAACAATTCGGTTCGGAACAGTTGATTCGTCCGAGGGCGCGTTACGTGGGGCCTAAGTCCGATCGCGAATCGGAGTTAGGTTAG
- a CDS encoding DUF342 domain-containing protein, giving the protein MSDSLKNFTDSLLKDLEENENGFFKIENEDGLAYLSVFPAGKKGKAVDPKEILRRIELFQITETSPTVVKELVSKSDGLPHLIGKWPGKPESSRIEIEIPEDRMKAFLIFHPPKYGGRILNTEQIQESIHLRGIQFGVHKEIIDRISEEPEYGKKILIAEGAPPIPGKNGDIRILFIHPATPQLEEDEYGRVDFKNIQIIQSVAKDQKLAEKISPVPGKEGKNVMGEILPYDPGKEAEWKLGANVRLSSDGNTVHSLISGRPILDRQGTIRVDEVCHLENVDFSTGNISFPGTIIVEGSIADGFTLETEGSIIVKKSVGKVFLKAGGDVVLSGGFMGRNGGLIESGADIYTRFVEQGKLISKNTIFIEEASMHSELVAGESVVIRGGRGELIGGSCVAGKSVICTKLGAIAETKTSVSVGIRPELLEDLEKLRSEVQKNQDILKKVELSLVKLNEDSQRRQLTNEEKESLPKLSAIKQKYSGILNNLLGQEQSMIMGFEPDKDSYVEVEQEIFPGVDIYPGKGKNFKVRLKEIPGPSFVFLGNDGNPQITKVRPKRLGILQEDNG; this is encoded by the coding sequence ATGAGCGACTCTCTCAAGAATTTCACGGATTCCCTTTTAAAGGATCTGGAAGAAAACGAGAACGGATTCTTCAAAATCGAAAATGAAGACGGCCTCGCTTATCTTTCCGTTTTTCCCGCGGGCAAAAAAGGAAAGGCGGTCGATCCCAAAGAAATTCTAAGAAGAATCGAACTCTTTCAAATCACCGAAACCTCGCCCACGGTCGTCAAAGAACTCGTATCCAAATCCGACGGACTTCCTCATCTCATCGGAAAATGGCCGGGCAAACCCGAAAGTTCGAGAATCGAAATCGAAATACCGGAAGATCGAATGAAGGCGTTTTTGATCTTTCATCCTCCCAAATACGGAGGAAGAATTCTCAACACAGAACAGATTCAGGAATCGATTCATCTTCGAGGAATTCAATTCGGCGTTCATAAGGAAATCATAGATCGTATTTCGGAAGAACCTGAGTACGGAAAAAAAATTCTCATCGCGGAAGGTGCTCCTCCGATTCCGGGTAAGAATGGAGACATTCGAATCTTATTCATTCATCCGGCGACCCCGCAACTGGAAGAAGACGAGTATGGAAGAGTGGACTTTAAGAATATTCAAATCATTCAAAGTGTCGCAAAGGATCAAAAACTCGCGGAAAAAATTTCACCCGTTCCCGGCAAAGAGGGAAAAAACGTAATGGGAGAAATTCTTCCCTACGATCCGGGCAAGGAAGCGGAATGGAAACTCGGAGCCAACGTTAGACTCTCTTCGGACGGAAATACCGTTCATTCTTTAATCAGCGGAAGACCGATTCTGGATCGTCAAGGAACAATCCGAGTCGACGAGGTTTGTCATCTGGAGAACGTCGATTTTTCAACGGGCAATATCAGTTTTCCCGGAACCATCATCGTGGAAGGTTCGATCGCGGACGGGTTCACGTTGGAAACCGAAGGATCGATCATCGTAAAAAAATCGGTGGGAAAAGTGTTTCTCAAAGCGGGCGGAGACGTGGTGTTATCCGGCGGTTTTATGGGAAGAAACGGCGGCCTGATCGAATCCGGCGCGGACATTTATACGAGGTTCGTGGAACAGGGAAAATTGATTTCAAAAAACACGATCTTTATCGAAGAAGCGTCCATGCACTCCGAACTCGTTGCGGGCGAATCCGTGGTCATCCGAGGAGGAAGAGGAGAATTGATCGGAGGAAGTTGTGTCGCGGGCAAGTCCGTCATCTGCACCAAGTTAGGCGCCATCGCCGAAACAAAGACCTCCGTTTCGGTGGGGATTCGTCCCGAACTTTTGGAAGACTTGGAAAAACTCAGATCCGAAGTTCAAAAGAACCAAGACATCCTGAAAAAAGTCGAACTCAGTCTCGTAAAACTGAACGAGGATTCTCAGAGAAGACAACTCACAAACGAGGAAAAGGAAAGTCTTCCCAAGCTTTCGGCGATCAAACAGAAATATTCAGGAATTCTAAACAACCTTCTCGGTCAGGAACAGTCGATGATTATGGGATTCGAACCCGACAAGGATTCTTATGTGGAAGTCGAACAGGAAATTTTTCCCGGAGTCGATATCTATCCGGGAAAGGGAAAAAACTTCAAGGTTCGTTTGAAGGAAATTCCGGGACCGTCCTTCGTATTTTTAGGAAACGACGGAAACCCTCAGATCACGAAGGTAAGACCGAAACGCCTCGGCATTTTACAAGAAGACAACGGATAA
- a CDS encoding sulfite exporter TauE/SafE family protein has translation MQTELIFTTISVAFIHGITSSLHCLGMCGPFAGTLNLAGEDRKFRLNLFYNLGRFLSYSTLGAIFGFVGSGLNLAGSLVSLHEFAAIVSGIFIVIFGLSLFQNASPERSGLYQKILNKFAGSLVTSLKQGKNLSGASLAFGMVTGLLPCAVLYPAFSLALATGNVGAGSLVMSSFFLGTFPGLFLFGIGFRKLVLKLPSNAIRFGGIAVILIGISTIFFRMNHNHADHEHPSNSEKVEWNSSQSEEHSHHH, from the coding sequence ATGCAAACTGAACTGATATTCACGACGATTTCGGTCGCGTTCATCCACGGGATCACGAGTTCCCTTCATTGTCTTGGAATGTGCGGCCCCTTTGCGGGAACTCTCAACCTAGCGGGAGAGGATCGAAAATTCAGACTGAACCTATTCTACAATCTTGGAAGATTTCTCTCCTATTCCACGTTAGGCGCCATCTTCGGGTTCGTCGGGTCCGGTCTCAATCTCGCGGGAAGTCTCGTTTCCCTTCACGAGTTTGCCGCGATCGTTTCGGGGATTTTTATCGTGATCTTCGGACTGAGCCTTTTTCAAAACGCGAGTCCCGAACGATCCGGACTTTATCAAAAAATTCTTAACAAATTTGCGGGTTCGCTCGTAACCTCTCTCAAACAAGGGAAAAATCTTTCCGGCGCTTCGCTCGCGTTCGGAATGGTCACGGGACTTTTGCCTTGTGCGGTTTTGTATCCCGCGTTCAGTTTGGCGCTTGCAACCGGAAACGTCGGAGCCGGTTCTCTGGTGATGTCTTCTTTCTTTTTGGGAACCTTTCCCGGGCTCTTTCTGTTCGGAATCGGATTTAGAAAACTCGTTTTAAAACTTCCATCGAACGCGATCCGATTCGGAGGAATCGCGGTGATCCTGATCGGAATTTCGACGATCTTCTTTCGAATGAATCACAATCACGCAGACCACGAACATCCTTCGAATTCCGAAAAAGTAGAATGGAATTCTTCCCAAAGCGAGGAACATTCTCACCATCACTGA
- the ccoS gene encoding cbb3-type cytochrome oxidase assembly protein CcoS, with the protein MNALYLTIPMAMLIALGALVVFFWSLKTGQYEDIEGPKYRMLFDDDEEKTPPVRGIQAKGDSHAN; encoded by the coding sequence ATGAACGCTTTGTATCTTACGATTCCGATGGCGATGTTGATCGCGCTCGGCGCACTTGTTGTATTTTTCTGGTCTTTGAAGACCGGGCAATACGAGGACATAGAAGGACCGAAATACAGGATGTTGTTCGACGACGACGAGGAAAAAACTCCGCCCGTTCGAGGGATTCAAGCTAAAGGAGATTCTCATGCAAACTGA
- a CDS encoding heavy metal translocating P-type ATPase, with translation MQTLTKIEARCYHCNTPIRSEKEIIYGELRGNRETFCCSGCRSLATLLVENGLTRFYDLRGSETLEPVSGNKLEREDLETESVYEEYVIRKENGICETSITIGKIHCSACVWLNEKVLSEQEGVLETRINFATGRMKLVYDRNRIDLNRIFAIIRQIGYEPSLYSPLKAETKVGLFSKDLFLRMALAGFSWGNIMLFSIGLYAGYFTGIEMEFKRLFHYVSWIFATPVYLYSGYPFYKGAIESVKRRILSMDTLLFSGVSLAYFYSVYVTLSDKGEVYFDSVCTIYFFILIGKFLESAIRLKAGRKIGELLSTLPEEYTVIQNGTETSVSPSKIRKEDSILLKNGNRVPVDGMLKSEIAYFDESFLTGESKPVTHKFGDTILSGSLCLSSNVLLTATTTARESTLSRISSLIETSLQAKPGIQRTTDKFSTYFIQAVLVIALATFCIFGFYYENWEKAVLNTISVLIVACPCALGLAVPAAYVVSNLLHGSKGILVKNPDSLEILSRADRIYFDKTGTLTLGKLSIQEEWFLNPEDKSKLYSIVISMESSSTHPLAVSLTKEIEKKLDSLGEQADPIAWKELKEIPGNGIEATALDEISTYRIGNRNFVTKGQNPQDGKIHLGKNGQILASFSLEDTVRPEAESTIQKLKTVIRFLGILSGDSKSNVETLARRINIQHSLYELKPEEKLRVIQKAQSQGETVVMVGDGINDSACLAAANLGVSMGIASDLSIDKSDLVLLSNRLDSLVSAVQISQKTRRIIFQNILISLTYNSVMLPLAAFGFMLPVICAGFMTLSSLSVVLNSISLQWRTKL, from the coding sequence ATGCAAACTCTTACGAAAATCGAGGCTCGTTGTTATCACTGCAACACACCCATCCGCTCCGAAAAGGAAATCATTTACGGAGAATTGAGGGGAAATCGGGAAACGTTCTGCTGTTCCGGTTGCAGATCACTCGCGACCTTGCTCGTGGAAAACGGACTGACTCGTTTTTACGATCTAAGAGGCTCCGAAACTCTGGAGCCGGTTTCCGGAAACAAACTCGAAAGAGAGGATCTCGAAACGGAATCGGTCTATGAGGAATACGTAATCCGAAAAGAAAACGGAATTTGCGAAACCTCGATCACCATCGGCAAGATTCATTGTTCCGCCTGCGTGTGGTTAAACGAAAAGGTTCTTTCCGAACAGGAAGGCGTTCTCGAAACGAGAATTAACTTCGCGACGGGAAGAATGAAACTCGTCTACGACAGAAATCGAATCGATCTCAACCGGATCTTTGCGATCATCCGTCAAATCGGTTACGAACCGTCTCTATATTCTCCCTTAAAAGCGGAAACGAAGGTCGGCCTTTTTTCCAAAGATCTTTTTTTACGAATGGCCCTCGCGGGTTTTTCTTGGGGAAACATCATGCTTTTCAGCATCGGTCTTTACGCGGGGTATTTCACGGGAATCGAAATGGAATTCAAACGTCTGTTTCATTACGTTTCTTGGATCTTCGCGACTCCCGTTTATCTCTATTCCGGTTATCCGTTTTACAAAGGAGCGATCGAATCCGTCAAAAGAAGAATCTTGTCCATGGACACGTTGCTTTTTTCGGGAGTTTCCCTCGCCTACTTCTACAGCGTCTACGTAACGTTAAGCGACAAGGGAGAAGTTTACTTCGACTCGGTCTGTACGATTTACTTCTTCATTCTGATCGGAAAATTTTTGGAATCCGCGATTCGACTGAAGGCAGGAAGAAAAATCGGAGAACTTTTATCCACACTTCCCGAAGAATACACGGTGATCCAAAACGGAACCGAAACTTCCGTTTCACCGAGTAAAATTCGAAAAGAGGATTCCATTCTTTTAAAAAACGGAAACAGGGTTCCGGTGGACGGAATGTTGAAATCGGAAATCGCATATTTCGACGAATCCTTTCTTACCGGAGAATCCAAACCGGTCACGCACAAATTCGGAGATACGATCCTATCCGGTTCTCTTTGTTTGAGCTCGAACGTCCTCCTCACGGCGACCACAACCGCAAGAGAAAGCACCTTGTCGAGGATTTCCTCTTTGATCGAAACGTCTTTACAAGCGAAACCGGGAATCCAAAGAACGACGGACAAATTTTCCACATATTTTATCCAAGCGGTTTTGGTCATAGCGCTTGCAACTTTTTGTATATTCGGTTTTTATTATGAGAATTGGGAAAAAGCTGTTCTCAATACGATCAGCGTTTTAATCGTAGCCTGCCCTTGCGCGCTCGGGCTCGCCGTTCCCGCCGCGTATGTGGTCAGCAATCTTCTGCACGGTTCTAAGGGAATTCTCGTCAAGAACCCGGATTCTCTGGAAATTTTAAGCCGCGCCGATCGGATCTACTTCGATAAAACAGGAACGCTTACCCTCGGAAAACTATCGATCCAAGAAGAATGGTTTTTAAACCCCGAAGACAAATCGAAACTCTATTCGATTGTAATTTCGATGGAATCAAGCTCGACCCATCCTCTCGCGGTCAGTCTTACAAAAGAAATCGAAAAAAAATTGGATTCCTTAGGAGAACAAGCCGATCCGATCGCCTGGAAAGAATTGAAGGAAATCCCCGGAAACGGAATCGAAGCTACCGCGTTAGACGAAATATCTACCTATCGGATCGGAAACCGAAACTTCGTCACCAAAGGACAAAACCCTCAGGACGGAAAGATTCATCTCGGAAAGAACGGACAGATTCTCGCGAGTTTTTCGTTGGAAGACACGGTGCGACCCGAAGCGGAATCCACGATCCAAAAACTCAAAACCGTTATTCGATTTCTGGGAATTCTTTCCGGCGATTCCAAATCCAACGTGGAAACTCTCGCACGACGAATCAACATTCAACATTCCTTATACGAATTGAAACCCGAAGAAAAACTGAGAGTGATCCAAAAGGCCCAATCCCAAGGAGAAACCGTCGTGATGGTCGGAGACGGGATCAACGATTCGGCTTGTTTGGCCGCCGCGAACCTCGGAGTTTCCATGGGAATTGCATCCGATCTTTCCATAGACAAATCCGATCTCGTATTACTTTCCAATCGGCTGGATTCACTCGTTTCCGCGGTGCAGATCTCCCAAAAAACAAGAAGGATTATATTTCAGAACATTCTAATATCCTTAACTTACAATTCCGTAATGCTCCCCTTGGCCGCGTTCGGATTTATGCTTCCGGTGATCTGCGCCGGGTTTATGACCTTGAGTTCCCTTTCCGTCGTCCTGAATTCCATCTCTTTACAATGGAGAACCAAACTATGA
- a CDS encoding FixH family protein → MALHKSMKLAFAWIWIAFIALIAATVVTIRYANTGYTGPIEKEYYEKGLNYEKSILEQRKMLAEGYSYESILFSSNTGLKVGKNPILIRFQKSGTPIVGAKLIVQIERSATDQYNQTVSLQEDSKNRGTYLGVLEFPESGRWILSLKGDVSGRILEKTQDLNIQ, encoded by the coding sequence ATGGCCTTACACAAAAGTATGAAACTCGCTTTCGCCTGGATCTGGATCGCGTTTATCGCGTTGATCGCCGCGACCGTCGTTACGATCCGATACGCGAACACGGGTTATACGGGACCGATCGAAAAAGAATATTACGAAAAAGGATTGAACTACGAAAAGTCGATCCTCGAACAAAGAAAGATGCTCGCGGAAGGATATTCTTACGAAAGTATTTTGTTCTCCTCCAACACCGGTTTGAAAGTCGGAAAAAATCCGATTCTCATTCGGTTTCAAAAGTCGGGAACGCCGATCGTCGGCGCGAAGCTGATCGTTCAAATCGAAAGATCCGCAACGGATCAATACAATCAAACCGTATCGTTGCAAGAGGATTCCAAAAACCGCGGAACCTATTTGGGAGTTCTAGAATTTCCGGAAAGCGGACGTTGGATTCTCAGCCTCAAAGGCGACGTCTCGGGAAGAATTCTCGAAAAAACACAGGATTTGAATATTCAATAA